Below is a genomic region from Sneathia sanguinegens.
TTACCACTTCCAGATTTCCCAACTATTGCATATTTTTCACCAATTTTAATTTTCAAAGAATTTTCTTTTAGCTTATTCTCTACCTTTAAATTTTGTATATCTATTTCCTTTATTTCACCGAGGCTTTCAAAATCTATTACTTTCTCGCTTAATTCTTTGTCAAACTTAAGCAAAATAGATTCTCCAACCTTTAATTTACTACATATTTTTAATAAATTTATTATAGAGCTCATAAAATTTGTAAAAATTTTATTTATCCCCATAAATACACCTATACTAATACTCCCAAAATATATTAATATATAGGTCGCTACACAAATTATTAAATTAGAAAGTTCATTTACACCAGACATTACTGTAGTATATTTTATATTTATTTTAGAATTTTCTAAATATACTTTTTTAATTTTATTACTTTCTTTTACTATCTCTTTTTCAAATCTATTATTAGCTTTAGAATATATAAATTTAAGTATTCCTTCAAATAGATTCTTTAATTTTTTCAAATATATTTCTTGAGAAATATTGTACTTTTCTTGTTTAGTTTTAAGTTTTTCATTAAATAAGTCGGGTATTTTATATGAAACAAAAGTTAAAATTGCAGAAATAACTAGCAAATATTTGTTTATATATATCAATGAAATTACAGAAAATATAAACAAAGGGACAGCTTCATATATATTATAAATATTACCCAAATATATAGTTTGAATACTTTGAACATCATTTAATGCCCATGATAAATATTTATCTTTTTCAATTTTTCTAGCACTTTTTTTTGCTACACCCTCTAATATTTTATCTACTATTTCCATTTTAGTTTGTTCACCAACTATTGAAGAATAATAGTTAAAAAATACTAATAAAATAATAAATAATGCAAAGGCTAAAGCTTCTAATATTGAATATTTAATGAATTGATGCATTTTTCTAGCTATTAAAAAATTAAAACTTCTTATTGCAATAATGGGTATTATACTATTTACTAATGAGCATATAATCTTTATGAAACAAACTAATAAATTTTTATATCTTGTTTTTTTTATGTATTTACTTTGAAATAAAAGATTTTTCATAAAATCCTCCTTTTCTCAATTGAATAACTTCATCAAATTGCTTCATATATTCTCCATCATAATGATGCGAAATAAAGATAACTAATTTATTAGTTCCCAAAAGTTTAGCTTCTATTTTTTTCCTATTTTTTTCATCTAGATTTGCTGTAGCTTCATCTAAAATAATTACCTCTTTATCAGAGTACAATAATCTTGCAAGATTTATTCTTTGTCTTTGTCCCAAAGACACATTATTTTCTTCAATATCTTTATTTATTCTATCTATTTCTAAATCTTCAAGTATTTTATCTATTTTTACTTTATCTGCTTTTTCATCATAAATACTAATATTGTTATAAATATTAGTATAAAATACAAAATTTTCT
It encodes:
- a CDS encoding ABC transporter ATP-binding protein; translation: MKNLLFQSKYIKKTRYKNLLVCFIKIICSLVNSIIPIIAIRSFNFLIARKMHQFIKYSILEALAFALFIILLVFFNYYSSIVGEQTKMEIVDKILEGVAKKSARKIEKDKYLSWALNDVQSIQTIYLGNIYNIYEAVPLFIFSVISLIYINKYLLVISAILTFVSYKIPDLFNEKLKTKQEKYNISQEIYLKKLKNLFEGILKFIYSKANNRFEKEIVKESNKIKKVYLENSKINIKYTTVMSGVNELSNLIICVATYILIYFGSISIGVFMGINKIFTNFMSSIINLLKICSKLKVGESILLKFDKELSEKVIDFESLGEIKEIDIQNLKVENKLKENSLKIKIGEKYAIVGKSGSGKSTLARTLLGMEDYSGNILVNGKELRKINMKDIYDKISYVDDNNQVIYANIYDNISLFSKYDKNKIDEIIKFLNLKAIDPNKILEDTNISTGEKQRIKIARMIYQDKPIIILDEATANIDKDNRNIIEKYLLDSNKTLIYITHHLNEVFTDLTVKYIDN